A region of the Styela clava chromosome 1, kaStyClav1.hap1.2, whole genome shotgun sequence genome:
ATCAATTACATTGATAAACCGCCCTACACAATCTTGCTAAATACATGGcatcataaaataaattgataagtAATCAGAGTTTTATCACAAAAAGATAACACCTTCAAgactaatttaaaaatatcagaaaattatCTTGGATTTATATGAATATTCTATGTTGGAAAAGCCCAATTTAAATGCATTTGCATCATGACTTGCTAATatcttgtttatatttttttattaactttgTTGTAGGACTTGGGATAATTTTGAAAAGCTGTAACATAATAGcctaattaataattttaataaacttataTGAAACTGTTCaaaagtaacaaaatttgttgATCAAGCaacaattggaataaaatagCTTTATTTCACTATCAATCAGTTTCTTTAATTTGCTTCATTGTtcattaaaattcaacagcTTCTTAGTTTTCTATTCATTTGAAATAGTGTTCAGGTTTTAGTGCCCaggtatttttttatatacatgaaaaaatCCTTTAGATATTTCCAGTAGTTTTGATAGAAATGATGCCAAAAGAGTTGGATCGCAATCTTGCCCAATATTGGTATATAAATATTTAGGCATGGTATGTAGTGAGAAAATTGCTGTTGAAAGACATGTACCGGTAATTTAATTAGGAATGATATAACCTCTTGATACACAAAAACAGACTTGAAATCTAACAGtagcaattttaaatttttcaaggATTCATCACAAATGCAACTTCACATTCAATCGGAGTCCTCTCCATCACCTACGTCAATAATTGCAACAAGCGGAGAAAATGCCAATAACAATAATAGGTTTGttgacttttattttaaatatattatgaactaaagtgataatatttttttttttttttcattttagttgattttcattttgataaatttgtaGTAAATGTTATAATTGACACGCTTTTCATTTAGGTTGAGTACGTCAAGTAGTCCAACCAGCCAACAAGCTTTGTATACCACGGTAAACGCAGATGCTGGTAGTCCAACCAATACACAACAAGGCTTGCTGCCATATGGTGTCATAAATCCAGATGCCATCATTCCACAAAGCCGTAGTTACACATGTAGGATATGTCAGGTATGCTAATAATTgtggtaaaaaaattttaagattTGAAAGTGTGGATATctttactaaaaaaatattcatcatttAATCAACATACACCATAGATGGTGCAAACATTAAGGGTCCACCTGATCAGTTATTCATGCTTGATAGAAATCTAACAATCCAATTACAATTGTTCGGGATACAAAAACTACCAAATACCTAAAATTCAAActcattaaatatatattaacttCTCTGTGTTCTttgttgaatattcaaaatcaatatatacgaaatatttttagtttgaattCATATTCATAATAGTAGATTTTTCGGTTTTGGCCATCTCTGAAGTGGGCAATCATAGATACAATCTTAAATGTAGTTTGGAAAAGAATTATtgatatgtttttatattttggattTCATCTTTCGATCTGCTTATTTGGCGTAAGAACTTAATGTAAAAATAGATCTACCAGTAATTGGTTTTCTAAAATTGTTTGCTTTGCaaataaaataggaaattaAAATGAACTCAAAGAAACAAATATATCTGAAATTGTCCTTTACTTTCTTCAGGTAACATTTCCGAATAAAAGTGCTGTCACTGTACACTCAAGAATTCACACAGATCATGAAGGAAAGCCATACAGGTTTGATAATTGGTgtttgtgataaattttatttgctgtactcttttttttttcaatggagaaaaaaattatcaaaattttgttgcatTGGATTTAATGTGTTTACAACCTTATGTAGTGAACTGCAAATGGACATCATTTGCAAGGTTTTTATCTTTTTAACTGAGATGTTTTATCTCAGTTGCATTACCCCGAGCGATTTTAAACAAAGTTGGTTATATTTTTTGCAGGTGTAGTTTTTGCGGAAAAGGTTTTTCTACCAATTTCTACCTTAAACAACACGAAAGAATCCACAATGGCCAAAAACCTTATAAATGTCCAATGTGCGAACATTCGTTTAAACAACTATCGCACGTACAACAGCATGTTAGAACTCACACGGGAGTGCGACCTTATAAATGTCATTGGCCTGATTGTGGAAAGGCTTTCCTTCAGCAATCTCATCTCAAGAGCCACGTTGAAAGACATTCCCCGAAGTAAGTGACTATTTCATGTCATTGTTTGtctattcacaattttattatgaagtaCATTTGCTCAAACCAGGGAAAGCACTTGCAAGCTCATATGCAAAATTGCTTTTCCGATTTATTAGCACATGGCCCCATTCCAAAACACCATTAGAGCAAAACTTGAACAACTAGTAAAAAGTAAACAATATAGGTTTTGCGAATATTTGGAATATCAATGAAGTTACATTTCTTCATTATGGCATGGGATATACAGTTGGCAAATTTTATACTGCATGCTTCTTCCTACTTATAACATGCTTTACTATAATCTTTAATGTGGCAAGATGAAGCATGTCGGCAAAAGTATTTTGTCCTAGAGCATGACATGCTTTTTGGTGTTTGATTTCTCTTACCCGGCCCTGTAATATTTGCATGATCTAACGTTTCAACTCTTCAATACTGGTCGGCCATATATAATCCCATATGAGATCAGATTGTTACTGACTCCATATTATTCACCCCAGACCTAGCAATGGAGTTCGTCCATACAAATGTCATTGGCCAGAATGTGGCAAATCCTTTGCTCAAATTTCCAGTCTGAAAGCACACGTCGCGAGACACGCTCCGAAGACCCAGAAGCGAAAGAGCTCAAACGATACGAAAATTCAACAAGAACCAGAAATACCCGTTGTCGAAAATCAGGTATGCTTAGTTCAATATACGCAGAGATTGAAGATAACGGACTTTTGTGTCAGACTAATAGGACCAGTGTTTCCCACCCCTGCTTAAAGGCCCATAATAACGAGTTTGGGTGAAAGCATTTATGTAGTCAGAGTTGGCTACAAGTTATCATGGCAATCTACTTATTTATGAAACAAAGATACAATATTCTAAGGTAGTAATTTATGATAAATGTCGTAGTTGAGCGTATCTTGCTGGATGTCCTGATAGATGATTCAAATGGACTGTGTCTGTGCAGAATTGAAATCaaattaatagtgtaaaatattaCAGTTACCAATTGAATTTTCTTAGCGATATATTTTTTATGTCAGATTATACAGTATGTATATTGAGCTTCGATGTTGGTTCTATCCCAAAAGTGAGTTTTAAGCCATCTAAATGCCTAATATAATGAAAGGGGTTCATGTTTTTCGTATAGATGTGCCAATTCTATcaatacttgaaaaaattattgtgtTTTGAAGGTTCACAAAGAAAACATTGAAGATAATATGGATCCCGGATGCTTTAGTCTTGTGTCAATGCCTCCTGATGTTATAGGACAAGCTGCAGCCGCAGCAAACATTGTCCCTGTTCCTGTCCATTATGAAAGTATATGTCCTTTCCTTTGCCCGGGCTGCTCAAAACTTTATGTGCGTGAGGCAACTTTTAAAAAGCACTTGGAAGAATGCAAGACAAAATTGCAGTTGTCCATTTCTGCCACAGCTGCCGCTTTAGGTATCGATCCACCCCCATTGCCCCCACCCAATTCCCAATCATCGCCAGGCTTCCAGTCAAATACTGAAATTGTTGTAATGCCTATGGATGTAAACCTTAATAACGAAGCAGCTCCCCCCGCTCCTAAAAAGAGCAGAAAGAACCAGAAACCACGTAGCGTAGCCAAAATAGAACtacaacagcaacaacagttTGTCGACCAGACAGAACAACAGGAACAAATTCTTGTTGAAATGCCTCTGGATGTAAATCTTGATCACTGTAGTCCCCAGCTGACGGAAGGTTCGCTGGGTGACAACAATGTAAAACAAGAAGTATTAGGTATCCCTCTTGACGGCTCTACCACAGGAGATGTTATGCTTAAATTGCCACAGCAAGCCTTGAGTGTTGCCGCCTCAGCGAATGACAATAGTAATGATGCAAACGGAGTAAATCAGTTCTTTTCTTCCGTTGCGTACAACCAGATACAAAACACTTCCCAGTTTCTGGACAATAACCTATTTACCAACCAACAATTAGTGACGTCATCATCTCCTTTAAATCTTCCAATTGTGACTTCTCAGCCCCTCACGTCCTCACAGTCTATTATGCTTTCTGGTGCCTCTGTTGTCGGTGACGGTAATATCATAATTGAAACGTTCCCAAAAGGCGGGGCAACTGGTGCTGGACATACAACTATTAACCAAGCAGCTTTGAAATGGCAATGGGACCAACCTAGGATGAACTTCCCATAATTGGTGCCATGTGAAAGCAGATCCATGCCAAGaagtttcaaaattcaaaagGTTTCTTTGTTTAGAAACatgtcaaatcatttttttgaattgcATTCTACCAACTTTTTGCAGCAGATTcgtgaaaaaaatgaattttcccATTTTAACAGTATTATTGTACCCCATCTCGGGATACACCATTAATAGAACTAAATGTTTGCTTAGAGTCTGCGTCACTGCATTATTTGCGAGTTACCAGTCATAAATTTTGGAatttccatcttatattttcatcagaatcgtatgaattgaatattctcTATGTATTGCAAGACCACCTTGGTGTAATCAATATTAGATTCCATTGGTAGTATTGGCAATGTTGAATTTGtggaatattaaattctaaacCTTGTCCTAAAAACTGCTTTGTTGTTGTTTCAACTCTTTAGTATCCTGCTTATGGCTGTGATATATGTTTTCAGTTTGAAAGGAAGGGTGTTGCGTCTTGGTATTATTGCACTATTTGCCATGTTCTTTCTGCCCGttcttgttatttattttcatttcacttTGAACTAACACTAATCAGTTATTCCACACCAATGCTTGAATAACAtttatacaaattgcaataggTTACAAGTCTTTTTTCTTTCACCGAGTGCTTGGCCCTACCAAAATATCTCTTTGTTTATTCAAAGCCAAATAATGAGTGACGGAATTTTTGAAGTACCGCTATATGAGAATGAATTATATCGCTTTTGTGCTACATATGTTATAAAAGAGTGGTGCCATTTTTTGAGAAGTGATAGATTTTATCGATGTTTCTTTTTTagttcattttatatattccaAACATTATGTTGATCTAAGCCCTGTATTGttgttttgtaaaatatttttatacccaTTTTTGTATCGATACGTAACACGGACGACCGAGGTCTGTCTCGATTGGTTAAATGTGTGTACTGTTATTGCACATACCGATGAAATAGTGTTAGTCTCTACAGAACATGACAACTTTGGATAATGCCCGGACACATACAAATAAGAGTAGAAATTTGTGATCAAATATGTTGGTCTGTGGCACTCAGATGCCATTTCCTCAATATTTTCGGAAAATCCTCAAACTGATGTAGTGATGTTGAGAACAACTAACATCTTGAATTTTTGATCCAAGATATATCAGTCACCTTCATTTACATTATAGCCACATCTTGATAAATAGTAACGACAACAAATATTTTCTCTCATCTTTGAATCAGTATGGTGTGTAAAACAATCTGTATTagttttaaagaaaaaaattcgcTTTTAATTCAAATCTATAGTCTACTTTCTCCAGCCGGTTAAAATTAAGACATCCATTTTGAAAACCTCTTGAACTCCCATAGTAGATATCTGTGTATATTGCatttgaactatttgaaacccaaAAAATTTGGTTGAAAATAGTTAATCAATAAGTGTTCTTATGGAAATTTCGCGAATCGCGATACagcattatttgaaacttttaaaatgGAAATGAAATTTTAGGAATGTTTCCGAAATACCAAACATTTCGGATATGAATATTCTCCTATTACATACTATTAAAACCCGGTTTTGCAGTGTTTCACAAGTTGTAAAACGGTTCTCATATCGAATACCATAGAAATTATGGTTCAAACAAAAGAAACCCTTTTTCATGAAGCTTTATGTACAACAACTATCATGATTAAACACAGTTTTTTTTCTGTAGCACTCGAAAATATAAAATCTGTTTCTTTTTTATTCCATTATATTTCTATCTACAGAGCACTTTTAAGATTTTTGCTGCTTAAAATGGTTTTCATTACAATATTTTCTGTGCATTGTGGGTGTCtcagaaaaatatgaaattttttgtttctttataAAGTGTCAAGTATGTAGGCATATCCTATTGCTTTTACTAGGAAACAGACTCTATTTACAGAATTTCAGAACCGATTTATTGCTTTTTCACCTTTTGACCAGAAAAGTACCTTTTTTTTCTTGCTTTTTATCAACCATGCTTGTATGTATATTTTCGCCAATTTCTTTTTTGGAGCTGGTtaacaaaatcattttataatgTCAATAAACATCATTCACTAACAATGTcgaaaaatggaaattttgtttgttgtcACTCGTCTGGGTGTAAAAGTGGGCCAAAAAATGGAGTAGAGTTTTGATGGTGGCCAACCTAAGTTAAAGGGCTTAACCTGTTTTCGATCCAACTGGAAACACAGAAGCGGAAAATTACGCGTATCATTTGAGAACATCTTCGTCTGTCGTATATCTGTTTAATGATGTTACGACGTGGACCCAGCGGGTCAAATACGTTCGTATATATGATTGAGAACTATCTTTTGTACCTACCTACTCCATGAGGTTGTTGACTTGTTGAACTTCATGCTATTGCATTGTTTTCggatatttaataatttatttcaatatcatCTTCCCCACTGTAAAATTCGTAATGAGCGCTTTCCCCGATCTGTTTATCATTTTTGCGTTTCCTTTTCTCACTATATAGGCTTACAAATGTAATCGCCTTCCTGTTAACAAGGTAAATATAGGACATTGTAATTGCAGATTGTGTTTTGCATCGTATGCTACACATGCAGATTTAAGCAATACGATGTATGTAATGCAGAATGATTGCAAGGGTGATATTAGGAAAGTTGGGAATTATGTACCACATGACGTGGCAGTAAATTTTGGTAATTAGAATGAATTGAATTATTtcgttaaataaataattataaatatgcGTGGCGCACCAATCCGTCAACAACAAACTTATTCTGCCAGCATGAATTCTTGATTCGCTGACTTACCGATGCCTGAAACAGTAACGATGGACGCGCCCAGTAAAACTCCTCGTTCAATAACACGCACGAAACGCCAAGCTTGGAGGATatgaaaactacaaaaaaatataatggaaactatttataataataaaataaatcgcAATTGAATATTGGATTCTGCGGGAGATATACATCGCAACTGGGAtaatatgataattattttaatgcCATTTTTCTTTTAATATCAAGCAAATCTAAATAACGAGCAAGTCGAGGTCAAATCTTGTCTAAAACTGCAATGGATATATTTACTGGATTTATACTTACGTGTTTTTTACTCAATAACGTACAATGTAAGTTGGATCATATTTTTTTCTCACATGCAAGTAACTCATCGCGGACAGCCAAAACTCATTTATTTTCGTTAAGCATTGTCAAATTCCTAGCAAACCAACTTGTTTAAATTGAATTGTTAGCCTTTACGAAAGGAGATAGAATAAATGTGgtcattttaaataaaactgatttaaaCTGCAGAGAGTGCTTTCATgacattttctaaatattttaatattttgcagATGTATCGTCCGCTTGTGATAGTCCAGAACCACCTAGTGTTGATAACATGACCGCTGTTTTGGGATATTTAGATTTTGTATTTGATTGCGAAACATGGGTCGTGTACGTGAAGTAAGTAAAGCTTCAGCACATTGAAAAAACTGGGCAATATATTCATATCATGGACAAATTACTTGGATGGGTTGTATGTAACCACAGGACCAAAACttaatgatatatattatacaacACCCATCTGTAACTCTTCTTGTAAATTGAGCGATATAACACTGCTTGAATATTCCTGCATTTTCTGAATATGACGAATTTCATATGTTTTTGCAGCGTTTCGTCTTGCAAGCTTGAAAAACTCGGTTTAACGAGCATAGACGGCGTATTTATCGATGCTTCTTCCAGTATCAATATTGCGAACGTTGGAAGTACATGTCAATTTACATTAGATGCGGTCAATGAAGTTTACTATGCCGTTTTTAACTGGAATGAGTGTAACCCAACTATTGCTGTGAGTATTTATGTGATCCTTTATATATGTGAGTATATATATGATCCTTCAGCGAAGAAACCACCTCTGTATCCTGGGTTAGAATAGAAAACTGTGAGAAAAGGTAATGAGGATGAATATACGAAGTAGAAATCATGATAAATACCGGTATATTGGataggttgaaaaaaaatgtgaatatgATACCGTGTTCCCCAAAAATAatactgggtcttatttcaattttctcccGAAAATTAACTCTAGGGcctattttcgggggatgtcttatattttcatttatcgaaAACAAACTTACAAATTAGAGAATTGCGAGAttttgaaatatagaaaatatgaaaatcgataTCCATCTGCTTATGAATAACTCCTTTTTATTCAagataactgcaaaacatagactATCAATCTTTTAAAACGCGTATAGAagaaatttcttgctatcgactaggtcaaaaaatgTCGAGTTATTGATTAGGTCTTATttaggggagggcttatattaaaatcattttatatattcagactaggtcttattttcgaggaaacatgGAAGCAATGACTTCTTGGTACAAGTTGAACCAATCTAGTCGTCTGAATGTTGTCATAATGAAAACCTGAGAGACgcatttaataaattttatcttAATCGTATCTTAACCcacaatttttgtaaaaaccTCTCACTTGATTTTTTTGGAGGTTTTTGAAGTCTGTAAGTCATTTTAATGCATTAATAACAGCAATATTATTGTGATAAAAGGATTAACATCTCTGCTTATTGGTACTGCGCCGAAATAACAGGCTTCGCAGGCTTTGTTAGTTTATCTTGTGttcaaaataacattttgaTAAACTAATGTGTCAAGGATCAAAAATcctaaaattttactttttcaaattagatatttaaccttgggtgtcgctgctggataaccagctttggtttcTCGAAACTTCCCTTCCTGAGTAAAactgtaattttcatttttttctcgtattttctgtgtttatttttttattcatttactggttggaaaaaataaacttgactcgACTTGACCACGTTTATGTAATTGTGCATGTCGATGTAAAACTtttatacacatatatatatatattataacattTATACAGGAAGACGCTAATTTCGTCAGAACGTTTGAATATTTCTTGCACATGAAGCTGGGAAATTGGAAtattaatgacgtcataataaaaaGAGACAACATTGCTTCAATTTCCATCACTTGCTCCTACCTAGTTGGGCCGGATATGACGTTGGGCGCGATAGACCCCGAGCAAGTGTAAGTTTATTATTATTGCAAAAGCAATCTTTCGTAGGCCGGACAATTTTAAAGTCAATTCCGGCCCATAGTACGAGGAATAAATTAGTCTATTTCGAACTATCATATATATAcctaatatatataacataaacCAGTTGGGGAGACTTAGGGGGTTGGTGCGAAGTATTGTGATGCAGGTGAATCCGTTCTTGTTTTCGTTATAGAAGTTAGGCGACAGCAGCTAATGGGTAAAGTACCCGCAGCTGACGACTGGTGGTATATTCATTGTTtcgaaagttatatatatattacatatatatatattatatatatatattatatatatatatatatatatgtaagagTGTCATGTTAATGTAGCTTACCTATACAGcgacatacatacattttcttAAATGAGGAAACCTGtttattcttaattttttgAATCACACCACTGCATAAACCAGACGCTGTTATAGGCAAGCATCAATATACACATAAAATATATCATCTTGCTTCTGAGGCACCGTATCTGGTTCGAACACTCGCTCCGGTTGGTGTTTTCGAAATTCATGTCGAATTACAAGATGCGATTCAGTAGATTTAAGCGATTATACACAAGAAAATGATCCTAAGAAATATACGAGAATTCTAGGAAACACCAAGAGGACCTTTAACCGAAGATTGGATTAAAAAAGCGGATTCGAATCAACCACATGTGTGTTTGTATGCGCTCACTCTTTTTACCTGACAgtgaaaaacaattttcataCATGCAGACATTCAATTGCAATGATAcgatatatatagtatatatagtgAATAAAGCTAGTGTTCCTCTAAATCTACTCggaaattattaattttgacggAACGCGTCAGGTAGAAATCGATATTTTATGAGTCAAAACATGAATGGCCTGGTGCAGACAAATTATTTACAACTATCACAATCTCGCCTAGCGccgatatataatatatataagattTTCCATTCCAAACAACGCCTAGAATGAGTACCCACTGAGGTGCGAGAGAGCTACCATTTTTGAAGGTCAGTAATCTTTCCGGTTATTCTATTGTCTACCTAATTTATTGCATTCCGGATAAGGTAGGTACTAATTCGCAATAAAATGTAACAATGTCAAAAATTATAGTAGCCTACATATCAGTTGTCGAGTTTATAAAGTTGAGTCTTCCTATATGATGTCTGCCTATAGGCGATGCTATCGGAATCCAGAACTATAAACAACAGCTGACAAAGATAAATGTTTATAATTAGCATATTATATAATTCTGCGGATAATGGCTTTCTCGGGTGTGCTTGGTTCGCAAAAATGATGTTCGAGAGTTTAATCCAATGAAACACGAGGATATAACCAACATTGCATTTTTGTTGTTATGACGATACTTCCATCGTTATTTCtaaaatggtactcccgtagtatgtgtaccaggttagaccgtaatttaattccgattttccttattttagttctattacgagatgGGAACTGTCTTTGTTAACCAAGTGAAAGCCCATAGGATTCGGTCCTATTACACAACTTgctgtaaagtaggcgaacgaaattatttacctccatattggtgcacacacttccGAAGCGCCTCTAAAATATACCTAAAGTTGAATGCCGGGATAGTGCTTGAACACCATTAGTAATTTAAcaattacattttgttttcagGAGTTACCAATTGACTGATCAGATTTCCACTGGTTCGTACTCCGTCAGAATGAAAGCATTTGCAGACAGTTCACTCACAAATTCACTGAGCTCTGATAATCGCCTCGTCACTGTTCCAGATTTCTTTTACATTAAAATGGTTATCAAGAAGGCTGGTGTCG
Encoded here:
- the LOC120338996 gene encoding uncharacterized protein LOC120338996 isoform X2 produces the protein MSADSANDFFWQAMSSSDSNGDLQLQRTAFDNFVSQGNEDSSQMQLHIQSESSPSPTSIIATSGENANNNNRLSTSSSPTSQQALYTTVNADAGSPTNTQQGLLPYGVINPDAIIPQSRSYTCRICQVTFPNKSAVTVHSRIHTDHEGKPYRCSFCGKGFSTNFYLKQHERIHNGQKPYKCPMCEHSFKQLSHVQQHVRTHTGVRPYKCHWPDCGKAFLQQSHLKSHVERHSPNLKAHVARHAPKTQKRKSSNDTKIQQEPEIPVVENQVHKENIEDNMDPGCFSLVSMPPDVIGQAAAAANIVPVPVHYESICPFLCPGCSKLYVREATFKKHLEECKTKLQLSISATAAALGIDPPPLPPPNSQSSPGFQSNTEIVVMPMDVNLNNEAAPPAPKKSRKNQKPRSVAKIELQQQQQFVDQTEQQEQILVEMPLDVNLDHCSPQLTEGSLGDNNVKQEVLGIPLDGSTTGDVMLKLPQQALSVAASANDNSNDANGVNQFFSSVAYNQIQNTSQFLDNNLFTNQQLVTSSSPLNLPIVTSQPLTSSQSIMLSGASVVGDGNIIIETFPKGGATGAGHTTINQAALKWQWDQPRMNFP
- the LOC120338996 gene encoding uncharacterized protein LOC120338996 isoform X1 translates to MSADSANDFFWQAMSSSDSNGDLQLQRTAFDNFVSQGNEDSSQMQLHIQSESSPSPTSIIATSGENANNNNRLSTSSSPTSQQALYTTVNADAGSPTNTQQGLLPYGVINPDAIIPQSRSYTCRICQVTFPNKSAVTVHSRIHTDHEGKPYRCSFCGKGFSTNFYLKQHERIHNGQKPYKCPMCEHSFKQLSHVQQHVRTHTGVRPYKCHWPDCGKAFLQQSHLKSHVERHSPKPSNGVRPYKCHWPECGKSFAQISSLKAHVARHAPKTQKRKSSNDTKIQQEPEIPVVENQVHKENIEDNMDPGCFSLVSMPPDVIGQAAAAANIVPVPVHYESICPFLCPGCSKLYVREATFKKHLEECKTKLQLSISATAAALGIDPPPLPPPNSQSSPGFQSNTEIVVMPMDVNLNNEAAPPAPKKSRKNQKPRSVAKIELQQQQQFVDQTEQQEQILVEMPLDVNLDHCSPQLTEGSLGDNNVKQEVLGIPLDGSTTGDVMLKLPQQALSVAASANDNSNDANGVNQFFSSVAYNQIQNTSQFLDNNLFTNQQLVTSSSPLNLPIVTSQPLTSSQSIMLSGASVVGDGNIIIETFPKGGATGAGHTTINQAALKWQWDQPRMNFP